The genomic window TGCCGCTGTCGCACCTGCCCGAGCCGGTGACGTTTGCCGGCGCCGCCATCGCGCCGCCGCCACGGCTGCTGGCCGGCAAGCGGATCGCCATCGCGCGCGACGACGCCTTCCGCTTCATCTATCCGGCCAACCTGGAAACCCTCGGCGCGCTGGGCGCGCACCTGGCGTGGTTCTCGCCGCTGCGGGACGCGGCGCTGCCGCCGTGCGACGCGGTCTGGCTGCCGGGTGGTTATCCGGAGCTCCATGCCGCCGCGCTGGCCGCCAACACGGCGATGCGGCAGGCGCTGCGCGACGCCTGCGCGCGCGGCGTGCCGATGCTGGCGGAATGCGGCGGGATGATGGCGCTGTTCGAGCAGTTGGTGGACAAGGACGGGACCAGCCATGCGATGGCCGGCGTGCTGCCGGGGACGGTCACGATGCAGCGCCGGCTGTCGGCGATCGGCCATCAATCCGTGACGATGCCCGGCACGGGCGAGGTACTGCGCGGCCACACCTTCCACTATTCGCGGGCGGCCACGTCATGGGCGCCGGCGGCGCGGGCCACGTCGCCGCGCGACGGCAGCCAGGGCGAGGCGGTGTACCAGGCCGGCAGCCTGACCGCGTCGTACGTCCACTTCTATTTCCCCTCGAACCCGGTGGCGGTGGCGCGGCTGTTCGGGGCGACGTAGCGGACGCCGTAGGGGCGGAAACGCTCAGGCGGCGTCGCGTTCGGTGCGGGCCACGGCGTCGGCGATGCCGGCCTCAAGCTGGGCAAGGCCCTTCGACAGGTTGTGCATCGTGGTGTCGGACACATTGGCCAGCACGTCCTGCAGGAACGCGGAGCGGCGCGGCAGGGCCTGGTCGACGATCTCGCGGCCCAGGTC from Cupriavidus pauculus includes these protein-coding regions:
- a CDS encoding cobyrinate a,c-diamide synthase; amino-acid sequence: MSQPSSAPLAARARAVPTLMIAAPASGQGKTTVTAALARLHARQGRHVRVFKTGPDFLDPTLLAAASGAPVQSIDLWMTGEADARARLAEAAAEADLILVEGVMGLHDGTPSSADVARLFGLPVLAVIQAGAMAQTFGALAYGLAHYGDPFHAMHVLANGVGSTRHADMLRESLPPGIAWAGALAHDAAASLPARHLGLFSADELPDLMTRLDVLADALAALPLSHLPEPVTFAGAAIAPPPRLLAGKRIAIARDDAFRFIYPANLETLGALGAHLAWFSPLRDAALPPCDAVWLPGGYPELHAAALAANTAMRQALRDACARGVPMLAECGGMMALFEQLVDKDGTSHAMAGVLPGTVTMQRRLSAIGHQSVTMPGTGEVLRGHTFHYSRAATSWAPAARATSPRDGSQGEAVYQAGSLTASYVHFYFPSNPVAVARLFGAT